Proteins encoded together in one Papaver somniferum cultivar HN1 unplaced genomic scaffold, ASM357369v1 unplaced-scaffold_21, whole genome shotgun sequence window:
- the LOC113339336 gene encoding uncharacterized protein LOC113339336, producing the protein MEKSSTKKASRKYLTDDIWKLLGNAILLTINVTLTHNGVLYWLQKRNNKTLAVSGNECRLIVMPDQELEVNGDSFEFLNQSLGESEGLICLARFNNKEANSSVWVLDGDHWNMLHKDIKIHHQFEEIESQLIDDGSGVEDLIKDIAVNGFSPVDKNVVMLCSEKYAWAFNTKTRVCEQLLHPPFLPENLHSGSSLRTLEFVFKPRPTVLPPISWSDTSNFSARFQVDNSCLGLARFL; encoded by the coding sequence GAAGTTACTTGGGAATGCGATTCTTCTGACCATAAATGTTACACTTACCCATAATGGTGTTTTGTACTGGCTTCAAAAGCGAAACAACAAAACTTTAGCTGTGAGTGGGAATGAATGTAGGTTGATCGTTATGCCTGACCAAGAACTAGAAGTGAATGGtgattcttttgaatttttgaatcaaTCTCTTGGGGAGTCAGAAGGATTGATCTGTTTAGCTAGGTTCAATAATAAAGAGGCGAATTCAAGTGTTTGGGTGCTTGATGGAGATCACTGGAATATGTTGCACAAGGATATTAAAATTCATCATCAGTTTGAAGAAATAGAATCTCAGTTGATTGATGATGGATCAGGTGTGGAAGATTTGATTAAGGATATCGCCGTTAATGGTTTCAGTCCAGTTGACAAAAATGTGGTTATGCTATGTAGTGAGAAGTATGCTTGGGCATTTAACACCAAAACAAGAGTATGCGAACAGCTCCTTCATCCTCCTTTCCTGCCCGAGAATCTTCACTCTGGTAGTTCTCTGAGGACCTTAGAATTCGTTTTTAAACCAAGGCCGACAGTACTTCCACCGATTTCTTGGAGTGACACATCAAATTTCAGTGCAAGGTTTCAAGTAGATAACAGTTGTCTTGGTTTGGCAAGGTTCCTCTAG